From a single Cytophagales bacterium WSM2-2 genomic region:
- a CDS encoding fructose-bisphosphate aldolase → MSKSKITELLGKDAESLLTHQSKTISKSQLHLPGADFVDRIFSQSNRNPQTLRSLQTLFNTGRLGGTGYVSILPIDQGIEHSAGASFAKNPIYFDPENILKLAIEGGCNAVATTYGGLAMMSRSYAHKIPFIVKINHNELLTYPNKADQIMFGSVRDAWNLGAVAVGATIYFGSDQSTRQIQEVAKAFEEAHALGMSTILWCYTRNNAFKKDGKDYHVSADLTGQANHLGVTIQADIIKQKLAENNGGYKALNTGGSSYGKLDEKIYTELTSEHPIDLCRYQVANCYMGRAGLINSGGDSKGASDMADAVRTAVINKRAGGMGLISGRKAFQRPMKEGVEILNAIQDVYLEKSIDIA, encoded by the coding sequence ATGTCTAAAAGCAAGATCACAGAACTTCTCGGCAAAGACGCTGAGTCTCTTTTAACTCACCAAAGCAAAACCATCTCAAAATCACAGCTGCACTTACCCGGAGCTGATTTCGTTGACCGGATTTTTTCCCAGTCCAACAGAAATCCTCAAACGCTCCGCAGTCTCCAGACTTTATTCAATACTGGAAGACTGGGCGGAACAGGTTACGTTTCAATCCTCCCGATCGACCAGGGAATTGAGCACAGTGCAGGTGCATCTTTTGCCAAAAACCCGATCTACTTCGACCCTGAAAATATTTTAAAGCTCGCTATTGAAGGCGGATGTAATGCCGTGGCTACTACCTATGGTGGTTTGGCTATGATGTCAAGAAGCTATGCTCACAAAATTCCTTTCATTGTAAAAATCAATCACAACGAATTGCTTACCTATCCGAACAAAGCAGATCAGATCATGTTTGGTTCTGTTCGCGATGCCTGGAATCTGGGAGCTGTTGCTGTGGGAGCAACCATTTATTTCGGATCCGACCAGTCGACCCGTCAGATACAAGAAGTTGCAAAAGCATTTGAAGAAGCTCATGCGCTTGGTATGAGTACGATCTTGTGGTGCTACACCCGCAATAATGCATTCAAGAAAGATGGAAAAGATTATCACGTATCTGCCGACCTTACAGGGCAAGCGAACCACTTGGGTGTGACTATTCAGGCTGACATTATCAAGCAAAAACTGGCAGAGAACAACGGTGGCTACAAAGCACTGAACACCGGTGGAAGCAGCTATGGAAAACTGGATGAAAAAATCTATACCGAATTGACTTCCGAGCATCCGATTGATTTGTGCCGTTACCAGGTAGCTAACTGCTACATGGGCCGTGCAGGTCTTATCAACTCAGGCGGTGATTCAAAAGGTGCGAGTGATATGGCAGATGCAGTTCGTACGGCCGTAATCAACAAACGCGCTGGTGGCATGGGCTTGATCTCCGGTCGCAAAGCATTCCAGCGCCCAATGAAAGAAGGCGTTGAAATTCTCAATGCGATTCAGGATGTTTATTTGGAGAAGAGTATTGACATAGCATAA
- the rplS gene encoding 50S ribosomal protein L19, producing the protein MADLMKIVEQELSTKRASIPNFKAGDTINVHVKISEGNKERIQQFQGTVIYHRGKGTNGESFSVRKVSNGIGVERIFPMLSPSIDKIEFVKAGKVRRAKLYYLRGRQGKSARIKEKLAVAQPA; encoded by the coding sequence ATGGCCGATTTAATGAAGATTGTAGAACAGGAATTGAGCACAAAAAGGGCTTCAATCCCCAATTTTAAGGCTGGTGACACCATCAACGTGCACGTAAAAATCAGCGAAGGTAATAAGGAGCGTATCCAGCAATTCCAGGGCACGGTGATCTATCACCGTGGAAAAGGAACCAATGGTGAGAGCTTCTCTGTACGTAAAGTATCGAATGGCATAGGCGTGGAAAGAATTTTCCCGATGTTAAGCCCTAGTATCGATAAAATCGAATTTGTAAAAGCAGGTAAAGTTCGCAGAGCGAAACTGTATTATTTAAGAGGCCGTCAAGGCAAGAGCGCACGGATCAAGGAAAAATTGGCTGTTGCTCAACCCGCTTAA